A window of Strix aluco isolate bStrAlu1 chromosome 2, bStrAlu1.hap1, whole genome shotgun sequence contains these coding sequences:
- the PCDH20 gene encoding protocadherin-20 has product MGPPGSRGSTTARGSLQHLLLFLLFVGPFNCFASYSRATELFYSLNEGLPAGVLIGSLARDLRLPTAGGQHPVAPQPPLSFTLASRGLGGQYVQLDNRSGELHTSAMEIDRETLCVESSGATIFGGAAAASSSSSSPSSESCLLLLDVLVLPQEYFRLVKVKIAIRDVNDNAPRFPVPHIRLSVPENAPVNTRLAIEHPALDPDVGTNGVQTYRLRDNYGVFTLDVEENESGERTPYLIVMGALDRETREEYVTVIVAEDGGTPPLVGSATLTIDISDINDNCPQFSDSQLNITLYGNSSLGTHVATVHAVDMDLGSNAQITYSYSQKVPQPSRDLFHLDESTGAIMLSSKVDGDTPKLHRLIILGNGPGCIPAVITVLVTIIKVMMRPPEVVPRFIANEVEGVVYLKELEPVNTPIAFFTIKDPDEKYKVNCYLDGDGPFRLSPYKPYNNEYLLETTKLLDYETQQLYEISVVAWNSEGFHVNKIIKVQVLDDNDNSPVFSQQLIELSIEENNVPNAFLTKLHATDADSGERGQVSYFLGPDAPSYFALDKTTGVLTVSTQLDREEKEKYRYTVKAVDSGFPPRESIATVTITVLDKNDNSPRFINKDFSFFVPENFPGFGEIGVISVTDADAGQNGWVALSVLNGSDIFVIDTGKGVLRAKVSLDREQQSSYVLWIEAVDGGDPALSSTAKITILLLDINDNPPLVLFPQSNMSYLLVLPSTLPGSPITEVYAVDKDTGMNAVIAYSIIGRRGPRPESFRIDPKTGNITLEESLMQNDYGLYRLLVKVSDHGYPEPLHSTVMVNLFVNDTVSNESYIESLLRKEPDISVEEKQPQISIEPAHKKMESASCMPTLVALSIISLGSTALVTGMGIYICLRKGKKHHRADENLEVQIPLNGRINLHMLEKKPMEISNI; this is encoded by the exons ATGGGGCCTCCGGGCAGCCGCGGCAGCACCACCGCCCGCGGCAGCCTGCAG CACTTgctccttttcctgctcttcGTTGGACCTTTCAACTGCTTTGCCAGTTACAGCCGTGCCACTGAGCTCTTCTACAGCCTGAACGAGGGGCTGCCTGCCGGGGTGCTCATCGGCAGCCTGGCCCGTGACCTGCGGCTGCCGACAGCTGGTGGGCAGCACCCTGTGGCCCCCCAGCCCCCACTCTCCTTCACCCTGGCCTCCCGTGGCTTGGGGGGACAGTATGTGCAGCTGGACAACCGCTCTGGGGAGCTGCACACCTCAGCCATGGAGATTGACCGGGAAACTCTGTGTGTGGAGAGCAGTGGGGCCACCATCTTCgggggagcagctgctgcctcctcttcctcttcctcaccctcaTCTGAGTcgtgcctgctgctgctggatgtgCTGGTGCTGCCACAGGAGTACTTCCGCCTGGTGAAGGTAAAAATTGCTATCCGGGATGTCAATGACAATGCGCCCCGCTTCCCTGTGCCCCACATCCGCCTCTCGGTGCCTGAGAATGCACCTGTGAACACCCGCCTGGCTATCGAGCACCCTGCCCTTGACCCCGACGTAGGCACGAATGGTGTCCAGACCTACCGCCTGCGAGATAACTACGGTGTCTTCACCCTGGATGTGGAGGAAAATGAGAGCGGGGAGAGGACTCCCTACCTGATTGTAATGGGGGCTTTGGACAGGGAGACACGCGAGGAGTATGTCACCGTCATTGTTGCTGAGGATGGGGGGACTCCTCCGCTCGTGGGCAGTGCCACCCTCACTATTGACATCAGTGACATCAATGACAACTGCCCCCAGTTCAGCGACTCGCAGCTTAACATCACCCTTTATGGCAATTCCAGCCTAGGGACACACGTGGCCACTGTCCACGCGGTAGACATGGACCTTGGATCCAATGCCCAGATCACCTACTCCTACAGCCAGAAGGTCCCCCAGCCATCCAGAGACTTGTTCCATCTGGACGAAAGCACAGGAGCCATCATGCTCTCCAGTAAAGTTGATGGGGACACTCCAAAGCTCCATAGACTGATCATATTGGGCAACGGTCCTGGTTGTATCCCTGCTGTGATCACAGTGCTAGTGACCATCATCAAAGTCATGATGAGGCCACCTGAAGTTGTCCCTCGTTTCATAGCTAATGAAGTGGAAGGGGTGGTGTATTTAAAGGAACTGGAGCCTGTCAACACACCGATAGCATTTTTTACCATCAAAGACCCTGATGAAAAGTACAAAGTCAATTGCTATTTGGATGGTGATGGGCCTTTCAGACTTTCACCATACAAGCCATACAACAATGAATACCTGTTAGAGACCACAAAGCTTTTGGACTACGAGACACAGCAGCTGTATGAAATCTCTGTAGTTGCATGGAACTCAGAAGGGTTTCATGTCAACAAAATAATCAAAGTACAGGTTCTGGATGACAATGACAACTCGCCAGTTTTCTCTCAACAGCTGATAGAATTATCCATCGAGGAAAACAATGTTCCCAATGCTTTCTTGACCAAACTGCATGCTACCGATGCTGACAGTGGAGAAAGAGGGCAAGTGTCCTATTTCTTAGGTCCTGATGCCCCTTCCTATTTTGCTTTAGATAAAACCACAGGAGTTCTTACTGTTTCCACCCAActggacagagaagaaaaagaaaaatacagatacacTGTCAAAGCAGTAGATTCTGGATTCCCTCCAAGAGAATCAATAGCAACTGTCACCATCACTGTATTGGATAAAAATGATAATAGCCCAAGATTTATCAATAAGGATTTCAGCTTTTTCGTGCCAGAAAACTTTCCAGGTTTTGGTGAAATTGGAGTTATAAGTGTCACAGATGCTGATGCAGGGCAAAATGGATGGGTTGCCCTTTCAGTTCTGAATGGAAGTGATATTTTTGTCATAGATACTGGGAAAGGAGTTTTGAGAGCTAAAGTCTCCCTGGACAGGGAGCAGCAAAGCTCCTACGTTCTGTGGATTGAAGCAGTTGATGGTGGTGATCCTGCCCTGTCTTCTACAGCAAAAATAACTATCCTTCTTCTGGACATAAATGACAACCCCCCGTTGGTCTTGTTTCCTCAATCTAATATGTCTTATTTGCTGGTCCTTCCTTCTACCCTTCCTGGCTCTCCCATCACTGAGGTCTATGCTGTTGATAAGGACACTGGCATGAACGCAGTCATAGCTTACAGCATCATAGGAAGAAGAGGCCCTCGACCGGAGTCATTTAGGATTGATCCTAAAACTGGTAATATCACCTTGGAAGAGTCACTGATGCAAAATGACTATGGGCTCTATCGGCTGCTTGTAAAGGTTAGTGATCACGGCTATCCAGAACCTCTCCATTCCACCGTCATGGTGAACCTTTTTGTCAATGACACTGTTAGCAATGAGAGCTACATTGAAAGTTTGTTAAGAAAGGAGCCTGATATCAGTGTAGAAGAAAAGCAGCCGCAAATTTCCATAGAGCCTGCGCATAAAAAAATGGAGTCAGCATCCTGCATGCCTACCTTGGTAGCTCTGTCAATAATAAGCTTGGGTTCAACTGCTTTAGTAACAGGGATGGGCATTTACATCTgtctaagaaaaggaaaaaagcatcaCAGAGCAGATGAAAACTTGGAAGTACAAATCCCATTAAACGGAAGAATTAACCTGCACATGCTGGAGAAGAAACCAATGGAGATTTCTAACATTTGA